One part of the Marinobacter sp. MDS2 genome encodes these proteins:
- a CDS encoding glycosyltransferase, translated as MSLHRPLVSIITPTYNRADFIGEAVESVLVQSYPDFELLIVDDGSEDNTSEVLGPYLNDSRIKLFRQENQGQSVARNLALAEAKGEFICFLDSDNYWPKQKLEQQVRLFEAHPETDVLYGDNVIIDENGREISRKNISRYSGRIAHQMIKDNCVAMNTTMARRKCFDEMGGMSGKRRVADDYDLWLRLSAKYIFRYEPEYWAWYRVMEDQISSDKTRRFRVNEEIIRDFRRDYPDALSIKEFDRGFAHFHLRKGRYLGSAGRKAEGIKEIGKAIRYAPLEYTVWRSFFAVLLK; from the coding sequence ATGTCGCTTCATCGGCCCTTAGTGAGCATCATCACGCCAACGTACAACCGAGCGGATTTTATAGGCGAGGCCGTCGAAAGTGTATTGGTTCAGAGCTACCCTGATTTCGAGTTATTGATCGTTGACGATGGCTCTGAAGACAATACATCGGAAGTGCTCGGACCCTACTTGAACGATAGCCGGATCAAGCTGTTTCGGCAGGAGAATCAGGGGCAAAGTGTAGCGCGAAACCTGGCCTTGGCTGAGGCGAAAGGGGAGTTTATTTGCTTCCTGGACTCCGATAATTACTGGCCAAAGCAGAAGCTTGAACAGCAAGTTCGGTTGTTTGAAGCACATCCCGAAACAGACGTGTTGTATGGCGATAATGTCATTATCGATGAAAACGGGCGTGAGATCAGCCGTAAAAATATATCGCGTTATTCTGGCCGCATTGCTCATCAGATGATTAAGGATAATTGCGTGGCGATGAACACAACCATGGCCCGCCGGAAGTGTTTTGATGAAATGGGAGGAATGAGCGGTAAGCGTCGGGTTGCTGATGATTATGATTTATGGCTTCGCTTGTCCGCCAAGTATATTTTTAGATATGAGCCCGAATATTGGGCTTGGTATCGGGTTATGGAGGATCAGATTTCTTCCGATAAAACTCGTCGCTTTAGAGTTAACGAAGAGATTATTCGCGATTTTAGACGGGACTACCCGGACGCTTTATCCATTAAAGAATTCGACCGCGGCTTTGCACATTTTCATCTTCGCAAGGGGCGCTACCTAGGAAGCGCAGGAAGAAAGGCTGAGGGAATAAAGGAAATAGGAAAGGCGATTCGGTACGCGCCTTTGGAGTATACGGTATGGCGGTCTTTTTTCGCCGTATTGCTTAAGTGA
- a CDS encoding PEP-CTERM sorting domain-containing protein, whose protein sequence is MKKLTQGLALAAAMGVTGFAQAAYIGAFANGNAPGAPAEQTVPGDNDYATRAKGIWTADAPLYSVGDSVLFGHNLKSTTADPFKLTFTYLGKEASDNNKFYWGNTLAFDTNSTPDDQYSAVFTGGMNQFLGFKFENGGGTIVNNDALNGSQVDPTSVNFNLFYIAEDEFLISFDDGYQGDDNHDDMVIHVKASKVPEPGTLALLGLGLAGIAVRMRGRKKA, encoded by the coding sequence ATGAAAAAGCTTACTCAAGGTTTAGCACTGGCGGCGGCGATGGGCGTTACAGGTTTTGCCCAGGCTGCTTATATTGGCGCATTTGCGAACGGAAACGCACCAGGGGCCCCCGCAGAGCAGACTGTGCCTGGTGATAATGACTACGCGACCAGAGCAAAAGGCATTTGGACTGCTGATGCACCGCTCTACAGCGTTGGCGACAGTGTTCTTTTTGGGCACAACCTGAAATCTACCACTGCCGATCCATTCAAGTTGACGTTTACCTATTTGGGTAAAGAAGCTAGCGATAACAACAAATTTTATTGGGGGAACACGCTAGCTTTTGACACAAATAGTACACCCGATGACCAGTACAGTGCTGTATTCACTGGTGGCATGAATCAGTTTTTGGGATTCAAGTTTGAAAATGGGGGAGGCACCATCGTTAATAATGATGCTCTTAATGGAAGCCAGGTCGATCCCACAAGCGTGAACTTCAACTTGTTCTACATCGCCGAAGACGAGTTCCTGATCAGTTTTGACGATGGATACCAAGGTGATGACAACCACGACGATATGGTTATTCACGTGAAAGCCTCCAAGGTACCTGAGCCAGGTACTCTTGCCCTCCTCGGTCTTGGCTTAGCCGGTATTGCTGTGCGCATGAGAGGCCGGAAAAAAGCCTAA
- a CDS encoding exosortase/archaeosortase family protein — MIREWIPGRGVAAQFLPYLLVLCGLGLLAWPTIEGVVSRWFKLDESYSHGFLLLAVSVFLIAQSVKRHPVASGFYPFWLVPLCLSLLGYWLGGLIRLQALQQLTLVPMLLSALAVLMGWRQVRWLIIPVGLLFLTVPVWDFLSWNLQLITVAVNRFLLGLLDIDFEVEGVFVYLIGVGTFEVAHGCSGLRYLLVGQALVLIYGEMYLSRLRSRVLLFCCGVAFALVANWIRVFVIIYMGYETNMQSSLIEDHDNFGWWVFAATLVPLYFIARRLEVKDGECSSNASAETGSVSSRKAVGISLGAILVCVVVTYSALPEKRSPVSDHPENYSIDIQQRYAPVFGAQLAGWRPQIQNSDRTYTQTLFDRQRISSDGSIDEQFYLGIFTYEFQRHRAELIQYSNKLYDSSVWAPQQFYRVETDLSIPIQGITLENRLTGENIHVAYSYLVEGRWETDQWRAKLAQVLGFFSDRSDASLLIAAVRCGECAPRESLVNFVETTFPQSVSTINQEVAGLSD; from the coding sequence ATGATCAGGGAATGGATTCCAGGGCGAGGTGTCGCCGCGCAGTTTTTGCCTTATCTACTAGTGTTGTGCGGGCTTGGATTATTAGCATGGCCTACTATTGAGGGCGTGGTTTCGCGTTGGTTTAAGCTGGACGAGTCCTATTCTCATGGGTTTCTTTTATTGGCGGTTTCCGTATTTCTGATTGCGCAGTCTGTTAAACGGCACCCTGTTGCTTCTGGTTTTTATCCGTTTTGGCTTGTGCCTTTGTGTTTGAGTTTGTTGGGCTATTGGCTTGGTGGGCTCATTCGTTTACAGGCATTGCAACAGCTCACTTTAGTGCCAATGCTACTCAGTGCCCTGGCGGTGTTGATGGGGTGGCGGCAAGTGCGATGGCTGATTATCCCGGTAGGACTGCTTTTTCTTACGGTACCTGTGTGGGATTTCTTATCGTGGAATCTGCAATTGATTACCGTGGCAGTAAACAGGTTCTTGCTGGGGTTGCTGGATATTGATTTTGAGGTCGAAGGTGTATTTGTTTACTTGATTGGTGTTGGGACCTTTGAGGTTGCTCACGGCTGTTCAGGGTTGCGGTACTTATTGGTTGGGCAGGCGTTGGTTTTGATATACGGAGAGATGTATCTCTCACGGTTGCGTTCTCGAGTTTTGCTCTTCTGTTGCGGGGTTGCGTTTGCTCTGGTTGCAAATTGGATTCGGGTGTTTGTCATTATCTATATGGGTTACGAAACCAACATGCAGTCCAGCTTAATAGAAGATCATGATAATTTTGGCTGGTGGGTATTTGCAGCCACTTTAGTGCCTCTCTATTTCATTGCTCGGCGGCTTGAGGTGAAAGACGGCGAGTGTTCGAGCAATGCGAGCGCCGAAACCGGTTCCGTCTCCTCGAGAAAGGCGGTTGGCATCTCGCTTGGAGCAATCTTAGTTTGTGTCGTCGTCACCTATTCCGCCTTACCAGAAAAGCGATCGCCTGTATCGGACCATCCAGAAAACTACAGTATTGATATTCAACAGCGTTATGCTCCGGTGTTTGGCGCCCAACTTGCGGGCTGGCGCCCCCAAATTCAGAATTCGGACCGGACTTACACGCAAACCTTATTCGATCGGCAGAGGATTTCGTCCGACGGTAGTATCGATGAACAGTTCTACTTGGGTATTTTTACCTATGAGTTTCAACGCCATCGTGCTGAATTGATCCAGTATAGCAATAAGCTATATGACAGTTCAGTGTGGGCGCCGCAGCAGTTCTACAGGGTTGAAACAGATCTGAGTATACCGATCCAAGGCATCACCCTCGAAAATCGGTTAACCGGTGAAAATATCCATGTTGCCTATAGCTATCTCGTGGAAGGACGCTGGGAGACAGATCAGTGGCGCGCGAAACTGGCGCAGGTACTTGGCTTCTTCAGTGACCGAAGCGATGCCAGTCTCCTAATAGCGGCTGTTCGTTGTGGTGAGTGTGCCCCTCGGGAGAGTTTGGTGAACTTTGTGGAGACAACGTTCCCGCAATCTGTCTCTACAATTAACCAGGAGGTTGCCGGGTTATCTGATTGA
- a CDS encoding glycosyltransferase, with amino-acid sequence MANKPRVSVITPTFNRADYLPVAIESALAQTFGDFELIVIDDGSTDHTPELMQRYLDDPRVRYFQQPNRGQSVARNRGVAESVGDFICFLDSDNAWVETKLATSLQAFDERPQADVVYGDYVVIDAEGRELGVNRMTRYSGRITPMLICDNFVSMNTTMTRRRCFDEMGAFDSNDRLAEDYGLWLRFSTRYQFLYLPEVLGYYRVMEDQISSDKDSRFNANEELILEFLKAYPDALDSLEIRQGLSRFYHRKGRYELSVGRSRSAARDLGRSLVQYPAWSGPWRLAAKLAINVLRGGVR; translated from the coding sequence ATGGCAAACAAGCCTCGGGTATCAGTGATCACGCCAACGTTTAATCGAGCAGACTATCTGCCTGTAGCGATTGAGAGCGCGCTCGCACAGACATTTGGTGATTTTGAGCTAATCGTCATTGACGATGGTTCAACGGACCATACGCCAGAATTGATGCAGCGGTATTTAGATGACCCTCGGGTCCGCTATTTTCAGCAACCGAATAGGGGGCAGAGTGTTGCTCGGAACCGAGGCGTTGCCGAGTCAGTCGGTGACTTCATTTGTTTTCTGGATTCGGATAATGCCTGGGTTGAAACAAAGCTGGCTACTTCTCTGCAGGCGTTTGATGAGCGCCCTCAAGCAGATGTTGTATACGGCGATTATGTTGTCATCGATGCTGAGGGCCGTGAGTTAGGCGTAAATCGTATGACACGCTATTCTGGCCGGATAACCCCAATGTTGATTTGCGACAACTTTGTCAGTATGAACACGACCATGACCCGTAGGCGCTGTTTTGACGAAATGGGCGCCTTTGATAGCAATGATCGGCTAGCCGAGGATTATGGCTTGTGGCTGCGTTTTTCGACTCGCTATCAGTTTTTGTATTTGCCAGAAGTTCTGGGTTACTACCGGGTTATGGAAGATCAAATCTCCAGTGATAAAGATAGTCGTTTTAACGCTAATGAAGAGCTAATACTGGAATTTTTAAAGGCTTATCCTGATGCACTCGATTCACTCGAGATACGGCAGGGATTGAGCCGTTTTTACCATAGGAAAGGGCGGTACGAACTCTCCGTAGGCCGGTCAAGGAGTGCGGCGCGTGATCTGGGCCGTTCGTTGGTTCAATATCCGGCTTGGTCGGGCCCATGGCGACTGGCTGCGAAGTTGGCGATTAACGTGCTTCGCGGTGGAGTGAGATAA
- a CDS encoding glycosyltransferase → MFIRVVYAGSGRGLQKDAEILLESFTKLGHRCELRCVPPTPPWRNNLSRLRNLAIEKYFPKAFSARYYAFNRWLKMCLSKSAPDINLVIHLENVRPSELHVNAAHWLIPNQEWFIESRLPYLRFVDQILCKTHQAVEIFSRKHSNIRYLGFTGSICPINPETLDKDYGLALHVAGNSQFKGTKSLVNCWKEHPEWPRLEVVSQHLNSSPPHSKNIKHHKSLSEEELSALWEKAGVAVIPSEVEGYGQVLAEAMAHGCVTITTDAPPMNEVINRNRGFLIAPVKNEPFRLGTRFFVSQSGIEKTMTDVLDTNEHTLKELSTASIAWYRLNHTEFIQRLQTYLNQITRQPPG, encoded by the coding sequence ATGTTCATACGAGTGGTATACGCAGGCAGTGGTCGCGGTCTACAGAAAGATGCCGAAATACTGTTGGAATCATTTACAAAGCTTGGGCATAGGTGCGAACTTCGTTGCGTACCACCTACCCCGCCATGGCGCAACAATCTTTCCCGGTTGAGAAACCTCGCTATTGAAAAGTATTTCCCTAAAGCTTTCAGTGCTCGTTATTACGCATTCAATAGATGGCTAAAGATGTGCTTAAGCAAATCTGCGCCAGACATTAACCTCGTAATACATCTTGAGAACGTACGGCCATCAGAGCTACACGTTAATGCAGCGCACTGGCTCATTCCGAATCAGGAATGGTTTATCGAATCCCGATTGCCTTATCTACGGTTTGTTGATCAGATTCTTTGTAAAACCCACCAGGCCGTTGAGATTTTTTCCCGCAAACACTCGAACATTCGATACCTTGGGTTCACCGGTTCCATTTGCCCAATTAATCCAGAGACTCTCGATAAAGACTATGGGCTCGCTTTGCATGTTGCCGGCAATAGCCAATTTAAAGGCACGAAATCTCTGGTTAATTGTTGGAAAGAACACCCTGAATGGCCGAGGCTGGAAGTGGTATCACAACACCTAAACAGCAGCCCACCTCATAGCAAAAATATAAAACACCATAAGTCGCTTTCTGAGGAAGAGCTATCGGCGTTGTGGGAAAAGGCGGGAGTTGCCGTTATACCGTCAGAAGTAGAGGGTTACGGGCAGGTTCTAGCGGAAGCCATGGCCCACGGTTGCGTCACCATTACGACCGATGCCCCGCCAATGAACGAGGTTATCAACCGAAATCGCGGTTTCTTGATTGCACCCGTAAAGAATGAACCATTCCGGCTTGGCACTCGTTTTTTCGTTTCTCAGTCAGGCATTGAGAAGACCATGACAGACGTCTTGGATACAAACGAGCACACGCTAAAAGAGCTGTCCACAGCGTCGATCGCTTGGTATCGCCTAAACCATACTGAGTTTATTCAGCGATTGCAGACCTATCTCAATCAGATAACCCGGCAACCTCCTGGTTAA
- a CDS encoding GNAT family N-acetyltransferase, giving the protein MLTVRALSEPQFFGFEKNWAELLSRSDADPLFMSWPWQVSWWEIWGNKLKLQLLLLAVYDRDDRLVALAPLYTSRYRTPIGWHLRRLHVIGNAWKLGPTVRTEYVSCICDRQYKEQALEALSVYLKGEAWDELILADARESEVAGWGQALEHHMSVSCHVRSEAEGIAIDTAGSHDEWLASLGKNTRLKVYNRRSLFEGALGGHRLAWSDHENFLEILNDFHVTRWGKPCFDGAAVRFHQLLLSRLRAPQKAQLSVLKAGEKVVSVLYDIRARNRIYNLQAGFREQFHPKISLGTLHLGYSIEDAFRNVEIDSYDLLAGSGKNTFYKSRFKGQTVRFPTVEYVRSPVLKAAYGARGYLPQGLVSSVNRFFRL; this is encoded by the coding sequence ATGTTAACCGTTCGGGCCCTCAGTGAACCCCAGTTTTTCGGTTTCGAAAAGAACTGGGCGGAACTGCTCTCTCGGTCTGATGCGGACCCTCTGTTCATGAGCTGGCCTTGGCAGGTCTCCTGGTGGGAGATTTGGGGTAATAAGCTAAAACTTCAATTGTTGCTGCTGGCAGTTTACGATCGAGATGATCGACTTGTCGCTTTGGCGCCTTTGTATACTAGTCGGTACAGAACGCCTATCGGATGGCATTTGAGACGTCTTCATGTGATTGGCAATGCATGGAAACTTGGCCCGACCGTTCGTACAGAATACGTTAGTTGCATCTGCGACAGGCAATACAAAGAGCAGGCACTTGAGGCGTTGTCTGTTTATTTAAAAGGTGAGGCCTGGGATGAGCTTATCCTTGCGGACGCGAGGGAGAGCGAAGTCGCAGGCTGGGGGCAAGCGCTTGAACATCACATGAGCGTTTCCTGCCATGTTCGTAGTGAGGCTGAGGGAATCGCGATTGACACCGCGGGCTCGCATGACGAGTGGCTTGCAAGTCTTGGTAAAAATACTCGCTTGAAAGTCTATAACCGTCGTTCATTGTTCGAAGGTGCGTTAGGAGGTCATCGTCTGGCCTGGAGCGACCACGAGAATTTTTTGGAAATCTTGAATGATTTTCATGTGACACGATGGGGGAAACCCTGCTTTGACGGAGCTGCGGTGCGATTTCATCAGTTGCTATTAAGTCGGTTACGTGCCCCCCAAAAAGCACAGTTGTCGGTATTGAAGGCCGGCGAGAAAGTCGTATCGGTGCTCTATGACATCCGTGCCAGAAATCGCATCTACAATCTACAGGCAGGGTTTCGCGAACAATTCCATCCCAAGATTTCGTTGGGTACTTTACATCTGGGGTATTCTATCGAAGACGCCTTCAGAAACGTTGAAATCGATAGTTATGATTTGTTGGCGGGCTCCGGGAAAAATACGTTTTATAAGAGTCGTTTTAAAGGCCAAACCGTTCGGTTCCCTACCGTCGAATATGTGCGTTCGCCCGTATTGAAGGCGGCATATGGTGCAAGGGGATATTTGCCGCAGGGTTTGGTGTCATCTGTTAACCGCTTTTTCAGGCTGTGA